A genomic segment from Stappia indica encodes:
- a CDS encoding thiamine pyrophosphate-binding protein codes for MTQTMNGAQVILKMLELHGVRHVFGLPGETTIGWYKEWQEHSNIEYVLTRDERTASFAAEAYAKITGRPCVLEAPSPGVTHCTPGITEAYLSSVPVIYFSSDIPINQDKKHGLTGVDQTALYASICKESFVLTKVAEIPFLLRRAFRVATSGRPAPVHIRVPINVFHEEAEITDLYAEPEYQFFPAHRPVADHSRIRAAIDVLLAAKKPVIVCGQGALISKATQAVLDLAELLQIPVGTTTPAKGVIPETHPLSLRVIGARGGMEYSNSYVREADTVFFIGSNTDSSGTDHWKLYGDPKTKTFLHLDIAEAHVGNNFPLKVGMVGDARATLDYMVELIRAEHPGIKREKIDLTEMKRTALDAVFNSNMPMPEGTVSPVKLTQVLDRILPADAIVTAEPGVSAIYPSALMSVREAGRRYITNYSMGSLGYSVPAGIGAAFASDGPVISFTGDGSLAFVLGDFETIRRSGKNITVILTRNDTYGWIRGEAILLDNVDAPWTTDFGAVDYIKVAEGFGFKTARITSEDQIEAVLSEAIANPGANFIEMMVPSQDKIVPFVPAWVRTAKERKLPYFA; via the coding sequence GTGACACAGACGATGAATGGCGCTCAGGTCATCCTGAAGATGCTGGAGCTGCATGGCGTCCGGCATGTCTTCGGCCTGCCGGGGGAAACGACCATCGGTTGGTACAAGGAATGGCAGGAGCACTCGAACATCGAATACGTGCTCACCCGCGACGAGCGGACCGCCTCCTTCGCCGCCGAGGCCTATGCCAAGATCACGGGCCGCCCTTGCGTGCTCGAGGCGCCGAGCCCCGGCGTCACCCATTGCACGCCGGGCATCACCGAGGCCTATCTCAGCTCGGTGCCGGTGATCTATTTCAGCTCGGACATCCCCATCAACCAGGACAAGAAGCACGGCCTGACCGGCGTCGACCAGACGGCGCTCTATGCCAGCATCTGCAAGGAGTCCTTCGTCCTCACCAAGGTGGCGGAGATCCCCTTCCTGCTGCGCCGCGCCTTCCGCGTCGCCACCTCGGGCCGTCCGGCGCCGGTGCATATCCGCGTGCCGATCAACGTCTTCCATGAGGAGGCGGAGATCACCGACCTCTACGCCGAGCCGGAGTACCAGTTCTTCCCCGCCCACCGTCCGGTCGCCGATCACAGCCGGATCCGTGCCGCAATCGATGTGCTGCTGGCCGCAAAGAAGCCGGTGATCGTCTGCGGACAGGGCGCGCTCATCTCCAAGGCGACGCAGGCCGTGCTGGACCTGGCCGAGTTGCTGCAGATCCCCGTCGGAACCACCACGCCCGCCAAGGGCGTGATCCCCGAGACCCATCCGCTGTCGCTGCGGGTGATCGGTGCGCGCGGCGGCATGGAGTATTCCAACTCCTATGTCCGCGAGGCCGACACGGTCTTCTTCATCGGCTCGAACACCGATTCCAGCGGCACCGACCACTGGAAGCTCTACGGCGACCCGAAGACCAAGACCTTCCTGCATCTCGACATCGCCGAGGCGCATGTGGGCAACAACTTCCCGCTGAAGGTCGGCATGGTGGGCGATGCGCGTGCCACGCTCGACTACATGGTCGAGCTGATCCGCGCCGAGCATCCGGGCATCAAGCGCGAGAAGATCGATCTCACGGAGATGAAGCGCACCGCGCTCGACGCGGTGTTCAACTCCAACATGCCGATGCCGGAAGGCACCGTCTCGCCGGTCAAGCTGACGCAGGTGCTGGACCGCATCCTGCCGGCCGATGCCATCGTCACCGCCGAGCCGGGAGTGAGCGCCATCTACCCGTCGGCGCTGATGTCGGTGCGCGAGGCGGGGCGCCGCTACATCACCAACTATTCGATGGGCTCGCTCGGCTATTCCGTGCCGGCCGGCATCGGTGCGGCCTTCGCCTCCGACGGGCCGGTGATCTCCTTCACCGGCGACGGGTCGCTGGCCTTCGTGCTCGGCGACTTCGAGACCATCCGCCGCAGCGGCAAGAACATCACCGTCATCCTGACCCGCAACGACACCTATGGCTGGATCCGCGGCGAGGCGATCCTGCTCGACAATGTCGATGCGCCCTGGACCACCGACTTCGGTGCCGTCGACTACATCAAGGTGGCGGAAGGCTTCGGCTTCAAGACGGCGCGCATCACCAGCGAAGACCAGATCGAGGCGGTGCTCAGCGAGGCGATCGCCAATCCGGGCGCCAACTTCATCGAGATGATGGTGCCCTCGCAGGACAAGATCGTCCCCTTCGTGCCGGCCTGGGTCCGCACGGCCAAGGAGCGGAAGCTGCCGTATTTCGCCTGA